Proteins encoded within one genomic window of Rhodobacteraceae bacterium LMO-JJ12:
- the secA gene encoding preprotein translocase subunit SecA has product MLGLGKITKKVFGTPNDRKIKATRPIVEKINALEPEFEKLTDEGLKEKTEELAERAMAGESLDDLLPEAFANCREAAKRALGLRAFDVQLMGGIFLHQGNISEMKTGEGKTLVSTFPGYLNALTGKGVHIVTVNDYLAKRDAEWMSNVYKALGLTTGVIYPQQPEAEKHAAYRCDITYATNNELGFDYLRDNMKSELDQMSQRGHNYAIVDEVDSILIDEARTPLIISGPAEDRSELYVTINALIPELAEDHYSIDEKTRNVTFTDEGNEWLEEHMLARGLLPEGQSLYDPESTTLVHHINQGLRAHKLFTKDKDYIVRNNEVVLIDEFTGRMMSGRRLSEGLHQAIEAKEGCKIQPENVTMAQVTFQNYFRLYDKLAGMTGTALTEAAEFAEIYGLGVVEVPTNVPIARVDDDDAVYRTAQEKYAAIVETIKEASAKGQPTLVGTTSIEKSELLSDLLTKAGIKHNVLNARHHEQEAQIVADAGKLGAVTIATNMAGRGTDIKLGGNVEFKIMEAITADPDADPEEIRNRIEAEHSEWEQKVKDAGGLFVLATERHESRRIDNQLRGRSGRQGDPGRSAFFLSLEDDLMRIFGSERLEKVLSTLGMKEGEAIIHPWVNKSLERAQAKVEGRNFDIRKQLLKFDDVMNEQRKVIFKQRLDIMKAADLSEIVKDMRNQVIDELVETYIPPKSYADQWDGPGLYAAAIEHLGIDVPVIDWVQEEGVDDETIIERLEKAADESMAKKAVEFGPENMRSIEKQVLLQTIDRKWREHLLTLEHLRSVVGFRGYAQRDPLNEYKTEAFALFESMLDSLREDVTKMLAQVRPLSQEEQAEILAQQGIAPAPEETPDTPQANPENARPGFDENDPSTWGNPGRNEPCPCGSGRKFKHCHGRV; this is encoded by the coding sequence ATGCTGGGACTAGGAAAGATCACCAAGAAGGTCTTCGGAACACCGAACGACCGGAAGATCAAGGCAACCCGGCCAATTGTTGAGAAGATCAACGCGCTGGAACCCGAGTTTGAAAAGCTCACAGACGAGGGCCTGAAGGAAAAGACCGAGGAGTTGGCCGAGCGGGCGATGGCGGGCGAGAGCCTGGACGATCTTTTGCCCGAAGCCTTTGCCAACTGCCGCGAGGCGGCCAAGCGGGCGTTGGGTCTGCGGGCGTTTGATGTGCAGTTGATGGGCGGGATTTTCCTGCACCAAGGTAACATTTCCGAGATGAAGACCGGTGAGGGTAAGACTCTTGTGTCGACATTCCCGGGCTATCTCAATGCGCTAACCGGTAAGGGCGTGCATATCGTTACGGTGAACGACTATCTCGCCAAGCGGGATGCCGAATGGATGAGCAATGTCTATAAGGCGCTGGGTCTGACCACCGGCGTGATCTATCCACAGCAGCCCGAAGCGGAAAAGCACGCGGCCTATCGCTGTGACATTACCTATGCGACCAACAACGAATTGGGCTTTGATTACCTGCGCGACAACATGAAGTCCGAGTTGGATCAAATGAGTCAGCGCGGCCACAACTATGCAATCGTCGATGAGGTGGACAGCATTCTGATCGACGAGGCACGCACACCGTTGATCATTTCCGGCCCGGCGGAGGACCGCAGCGAGCTTTACGTAACGATCAATGCGCTGATTCCCGAGCTTGCCGAAGACCATTACTCTATCGACGAAAAAACCCGCAACGTGACCTTTACTGATGAAGGTAACGAATGGCTTGAAGAACATATGCTTGCCCGCGGTCTGCTGCCCGAGGGACAGAGCCTTTATGACCCCGAGAGCACGACCCTCGTTCACCATATCAACCAGGGTTTGCGAGCACATAAGCTGTTTACCAAGGACAAGGATTACATCGTTCGCAACAACGAGGTGGTTCTGATTGACGAATTCACCGGGCGCATGATGTCAGGCCGTCGCTTGTCCGAAGGGTTGCATCAGGCCATCGAGGCTAAGGAAGGCTGCAAGATCCAGCCTGAAAACGTGACCATGGCGCAGGTGACTTTTCAGAACTATTTCCGGCTTTATGACAAGCTTGCAGGAATGACCGGCACGGCGCTAACCGAAGCCGCAGAATTTGCCGAGATTTACGGGCTGGGCGTGGTTGAAGTGCCGACCAACGTGCCGATTGCGCGGGTCGATGACGACGATGCCGTCTATCGCACCGCGCAGGAAAAATATGCCGCTATCGTCGAAACCATCAAGGAGGCCAGCGCCAAAGGCCAGCCGACCCTTGTGGGGACCACCTCGATTGAAAAATCCGAGCTGTTGTCGGACCTGCTGACCAAGGCCGGGATCAAACATAATGTTCTCAATGCACGCCATCACGAGCAGGAGGCACAGATCGTCGCCGATGCAGGTAAGCTGGGCGCGGTGACGATTGCGACCAACATGGCCGGACGCGGCACCGACATCAAGCTGGGTGGTAATGTCGAATTCAAGATCATGGAGGCCATCACAGCCGACCCGGATGCCGATCCTGAAGAAATCCGCAACCGGATCGAAGCCGAGCATTCCGAATGGGAGCAAAAGGTGAAGGACGCGGGCGGGCTGTTTGTTCTGGCCACCGAGCGCCACGAAAGCCGCCGCATCGACAACCAATTGCGCGGCCGTTCGGGCCGTCAGGGTGACCCCGGGCGCAGTGCGTTCTTCCTCAGCCTCGAAGACGACCTGATGCGAATCTTCGGCTCGGAGCGGCTGGAAAAGGTTCTGTCGACGTTGGGCATGAAGGAAGGCGAGGCGATCATTCACCCGTGGGTGAACAAATCGCTGGAGCGTGCGCAAGCCAAGGTCGAAGGACGTAACTTTGACATTCGCAAACAGCTTTTGAAGTTTGACGATGTGATGAACGAGCAGCGCAAGGTGATTTTCAAACAGCGCCTCGACATCATGAAAGCCGCCGATCTGAGCGAGATCGTAAAGGATATGCGCAATCAGGTGATCGACGAGCTGGTCGAGACCTATATCCCGCCGAAATCCTATGCCGATCAATGGGACGGTCCGGGGCTTTATGCTGCTGCCATTGAGCATCTGGGCATTGACGTGCCGGTGATTGATTGGGTGCAGGAAGAAGGTGTCGACGATGAAACGATCATCGAGCGGCTGGAAAAAGCTGCCGACGAGTCGATGGCCAAAAAGGCTGTCGAGTTCGGGCCCGAGAACATGCGCTCGATCGAAAAACAGGTTTTGTTGCAAACGATCGACCGCAAATGGCGCGAACATCTGCTGACGCTGGAACATCTGCGCAGCGTTGTGGGCTTTCGCGGCTATGCCCAGCGCGATCCGCTGAACGAATACAAGACCGAGGCTTTCGCCCTGTTTGAGTCGATGCTGGATAGTCTGCGCGAGGATGTTACCAAGATGCTGGCCCAGGTTCGTCCGCTGTCGCAGGAAGAACAGGCCGAAATTCTCGCGCAACAGGGGATAGCACCTGCGCCCGAGGAGACCCCCGATACACCCCAGGCCAACCCTGAAAACGCGCGCCCAGGGTTTGACGAGAATGACCCCAGCACATGGGGCAATCCGGGCCGAAACGAGCCTTGCCCTTGTGGCTCGGGGCGCAAGTTCAAGCATTGCCACGGGCGGGTCTAG
- a CDS encoding peptidylprolyl isomerase, with product MSKRLSFLAVPLVALLSFAPPAVADEAPGLDTVVATVNGTNITLGHILLVHNDLPQQYRDLPGDVLFKGIVDQLVHQTLLEQSQEGGLPKRVELALDNQRRSLMAAEAVQGILAGEVTEDAINKAYEEKYAAETPSKEYRASHILVETEEAAQALVEELNGGADFATLAKEHSTGPSGPSGGDLGWFGTGRMVPEFENAVTALEVDAVSPPVKTDFGWHVIKLFETRLAQAPALDAVRDQIVADLQNQMVEDRIAALSDAAEIDRTGETGFDPAILKDTSLLEN from the coding sequence ATGTCAAAACGTCTCTCTTTCCTGGCCGTGCCACTTGTGGCTCTGCTCTCTTTTGCACCACCGGCCGTGGCTGACGAGGCGCCTGGTCTCGATACGGTTGTGGCCACCGTCAATGGCACCAACATCACTTTGGGGCATATATTGCTGGTGCATAATGATCTGCCTCAGCAATATCGCGACCTTCCGGGGGACGTGCTTTTCAAAGGCATCGTGGATCAACTCGTGCATCAAACCCTGCTAGAGCAATCTCAGGAAGGCGGCCTGCCCAAACGCGTCGAACTGGCATTGGACAATCAACGCCGCTCACTGATGGCGGCCGAAGCGGTTCAGGGCATTCTGGCAGGCGAAGTGACCGAGGATGCCATCAACAAGGCCTATGAAGAGAAATATGCCGCTGAAACGCCCTCCAAGGAATACCGCGCGTCGCACATTCTTGTCGAAACCGAAGAAGCGGCGCAGGCTCTGGTAGAAGAACTGAACGGCGGTGCCGATTTCGCGACGCTTGCTAAAGAGCATTCCACCGGACCTTCCGGCCCTTCGGGCGGGGATCTGGGCTGGTTCGGTACTGGCCGCATGGTGCCCGAGTTTGAAAATGCCGTCACCGCACTCGAAGTTGACGCAGTATCGCCGCCGGTCAAAACCGATTTCGGCTGGCACGTGATCAAGCTTTTTGAAACCCGCCTGGCGCAGGCTCCCGCGCTTGATGCCGTGCGTGATCAGATCGTGGCGGATCTGCAAAATCAGATGGTCGAAGATCGCATCGCCGCGCTTAGCGACGCGGCAGAGATTGACCGCACCGGCGAAACCGGCTTTGATCCCGCCATTCTGAAAGACACCTCTCTTCTGGAGAATTGA
- the argJ gene encoding bifunctional glutamate N-acetyltransferase/amino-acid acetyltransferase ArgJ: MAKITKRSPLAPANFPVLPEIDGVSFATIAAGVRYAGRTDVMLAQLAAGSAVAGVFTRSATRSACVLDCQAKIGGDPAQGAAIIVNSGNSNAFTGKDGEAAVKAITAGVADTLGVPEGRVFSSSTGVIGERLAYERITAKLSDLKAALSPSAIEAAANAIMTTDTFPKGATAAFERDGKTVRISGIAKGSGMIAPDMATMLVYIFTDARIAQPALQSMLSEFTDTTFNAITVDSDTSTSDTLLLAATGASNVEIDADDREFRAALHGVMLDLAHQVVRDGEGATKFVEIRITGATNDGDARTHAMAIANSPLVKTAIAGEDPNWGRIVMAIGKSGAAADRDRLSIRFGDILVAENGWVSPSYREEDAAAIMKKQDIVIGVDLGLGSGAATVWTCDLTHGYIDINADYRS; this comes from the coding sequence TTGGCCAAAATCACCAAGCGTTCGCCGCTCGCCCCGGCAAACTTTCCTGTGTTGCCCGAGATCGACGGCGTATCGTTTGCCACTATCGCGGCGGGCGTGCGCTACGCCGGTCGCACTGATGTGATGTTGGCCCAGCTGGCAGCAGGCAGCGCCGTAGCGGGCGTCTTTACCCGCTCGGCGACGCGCTCGGCCTGTGTGCTCGATTGTCAGGCGAAGATCGGCGGCGACCCGGCCCAGGGCGCGGCGATCATCGTCAATTCCGGCAATTCCAACGCCTTCACCGGAAAAGACGGTGAAGCAGCGGTCAAGGCAATCACCGCTGGCGTGGCCGACACGCTGGGTGTGCCCGAAGGGCGGGTGTTCTCCTCCTCCACCGGCGTGATCGGCGAAAGACTCGCCTATGAGAGAATCACCGCCAAGCTGAGCGACCTGAAAGCCGCGCTGTCCCCGTCGGCCATCGAAGCCGCCGCAAATGCGATCATGACAACCGATACCTTCCCCAAAGGGGCAACCGCCGCATTCGAGCGTGATGGCAAAACGGTGCGCATCTCGGGCATCGCCAAGGGTTCTGGCATGATTGCCCCCGACATGGCCACCATGCTGGTCTATATCTTCACCGATGCGCGCATCGCGCAGCCCGCCCTACAATCCATGCTGTCTGAATTCACCGACACCACATTCAACGCCATCACCGTCGATAGCGATACCTCGACCTCCGACACCCTACTGCTGGCCGCCACCGGCGCCAGCAATGTCGAGATCGACGCAGACGACCGAGAATTCCGTGCAGCCCTGCATGGGGTCATGCTCGATCTTGCGCATCAGGTGGTGCGCGACGGCGAAGGTGCGACGAAATTCGTCGAGATCCGCATCACCGGAGCCACGAATGACGGCGATGCCCGCACCCATGCCATGGCGATCGCCAATTCGCCTCTGGTCAAAACCGCCATCGCCGGAGAAGATCCGAACTGGGGCCGCATCGTCATGGCCATCGGTAAATCCGGCGCCGCAGCCGATCGCGACCGTCTCAGCATCCGCTTTGGTGATATCCTCGTCGCAGAAAACGGCTGGGTCTCGCCTAGTTATCGCGAAGAAGACGCCGCCGCCATTATGAAAAAGCAGGATATCGTCATTGGCGTCGATCTCGGCCTCGGGTCCGGTGCTGCCACCGTATGGACCTGTGATTTGACCCATGGCTACATCGACATCAACGCCGATTACCGTTCCTGA
- the mutT gene encoding 8-oxo-dGTP diphosphatase MutT, whose protein sequence is MKTLLVSAVALIDRDGRVLLAQRPAGKSMAGLWEFPGGKIEPGETPESALIRELQEELGIDTWASCLAPLTFASHSYADFHLLMPLFACRKWEGIPQAREGQVLKWVRPNALRDYPMPPADIPLIPILRDWL, encoded by the coding sequence ATGAAAACCCTCCTTGTCTCCGCCGTCGCGCTGATTGATCGTGACGGTCGCGTGCTTCTCGCCCAACGCCCCGCCGGCAAATCCATGGCCGGCCTTTGGGAATTTCCCGGCGGCAAGATCGAACCGGGTGAAACCCCTGAATCCGCCCTGATCCGCGAGTTGCAGGAGGAGTTGGGCATCGACACATGGGCCTCCTGTCTCGCCCCCCTGACGTTCGCTTCACATAGCTACGCTGATTTCCATCTGCTGATGCCGCTTTTTGCTTGCCGAAAATGGGAGGGAATTCCCCAGGCCCGCGAAGGCCAGGTGCTGAAATGGGTCCGCCCCAATGCCTTGCGCGACTATCCAATGCCGCCTGCCGACATCCCGCTGATACCGATTCTGCGCGATTGGCTTTGA
- the infB gene encoding translation initiation factor IF-2 — MSDNDGKKTLGLRGGGARPGNVKQSFSHGRTKNVVVETKRKRVVVPKPGAAKPTGASVTAKLAKGGDPSKRPAGITDAELERRMKALAAAKAREAEEALARAADEKAREEERDRRREEAEAKEREEREREEALKAKADEEERAKREAEEAAKRAAAAAAAPADEPAAPRAAAKPATKQPERRAPEREERNRKARTDDGGRRSGKLTLNQALTGGEGGRQRSMAAMKRKQERARQKAMGGNVEREKIVREVKLPEAIVVSELANRMAERVAEVVKSLMNMGMMVTQNQTIDADTAELIIEEFGHKSVRVSDSDVEDVLQVEDDDENKMKPRPPVITVMGHVDHGKTSILDAIRNAKVQTGEAGGITQHIGAYQVTTDDGAVLSFLDTPGHAAFTSMRSRGAQVTDIVVLVVAADDAVMPQTIEAIHHAKAAEVPMIVAINKCDLPAADPDKVRSELLRHEVIVEKMSGEVQDVEVSAHTGEGLDQLLEAIALQAEILELKANPDRAAEGAVIEAQLDVGRGPVATVLVQRGTLRQGDIFVVGEQYGRVRAMVNDKGDRVDEAGPSMPVEVLGLNGTPEAGDVLNVVDTEAQAREIAEYRASAAKDKRAAVGAATTLEQLMANAKADKNVSELPIVVKADVQGSAEAIVQVMEKIGNDEVRVRVLHSGVGAITESDIGLAEASGAPVIGFNVRANAPARQSANQKGVEIRYYSVIYDLVDDVKAAASGLLSAEIRETFIGYATIKEVFKVTGVGKVAGCLVTEGVARRSAGVRLLRDDVVIHEGTLKTLKRFKDEVAEVQSGQECGMAFEKYDDIRPDDVIEIFEREEVERQLD, encoded by the coding sequence ATGAGCGATAACGACGGCAAAAAGACATTGGGCCTCAGAGGAGGCGGCGCCCGCCCCGGCAACGTGAAGCAAAGCTTCAGCCACGGGCGGACGAAGAATGTCGTGGTGGAAACGAAGCGCAAGCGCGTTGTCGTACCAAAGCCGGGTGCCGCCAAGCCAACCGGAGCATCGGTTACGGCAAAGCTCGCTAAGGGTGGTGATCCCTCGAAGCGGCCCGCAGGCATTACCGATGCCGAGCTGGAACGCCGGATGAAAGCGCTGGCTGCGGCCAAGGCACGCGAGGCCGAAGAGGCCCTTGCACGCGCCGCCGATGAAAAGGCCCGCGAGGAAGAACGCGACCGCCGCCGCGAGGAAGCCGAAGCGAAAGAGCGCGAAGAACGCGAGCGCGAAGAAGCGCTTAAGGCCAAGGCCGACGAGGAAGAGCGCGCCAAGCGCGAGGCCGAGGAAGCCGCAAAGCGTGCCGCTGCTGCAGCTGCCGCACCGGCGGACGAGCCTGCCGCACCGCGCGCAGCCGCTAAGCCCGCAACCAAACAGCCGGAACGCCGCGCCCCCGAGCGCGAAGAACGCAATCGCAAGGCACGCACCGACGATGGCGGTCGCCGTTCCGGTAAGCTGACGCTCAATCAGGCGCTGACTGGTGGCGAAGGTGGACGGCAACGTTCGATGGCCGCAATGAAGCGCAAGCAAGAACGCGCCCGCCAGAAGGCGATGGGCGGTAATGTTGAGCGCGAAAAGATTGTACGTGAGGTCAAGCTGCCGGAAGCCATTGTGGTTTCCGAACTGGCCAACCGCATGGCCGAGCGCGTGGCCGAAGTGGTCAAATCGCTGATGAACATGGGTATGATGGTGACGCAGAATCAGACCATTGATGCTGATACTGCCGAACTGATCATCGAAGAGTTTGGCCATAAATCCGTGCGCGTTTCTGATTCGGATGTGGAGGATGTGCTCCAAGTCGAAGATGATGACGAAAACAAGATGAAGCCACGCCCACCGGTCATCACCGTGATGGGCCACGTCGACCACGGCAAGACCTCGATTCTGGATGCGATCCGCAATGCCAAGGTTCAGACCGGTGAAGCAGGCGGAATCACCCAGCATATCGGCGCCTATCAGGTGACCACCGACGACGGCGCGGTTTTGTCCTTCCTCGACACGCCAGGCCATGCCGCCTTTACCTCGATGCGTTCGCGTGGGGCGCAGGTAACTGATATCGTCGTGCTGGTTGTGGCCGCCGATGATGCGGTCATGCCGCAGACCATTGAAGCGATTCACCACGCCAAGGCCGCCGAAGTGCCGATGATCGTGGCGATCAACAAATGCGATCTGCCTGCTGCCGATCCCGACAAGGTGCGTAGCGAATTGCTGCGTCATGAAGTGATTGTCGAGAAGATGTCTGGCGAGGTGCAAGATGTGGAGGTCAGTGCGCACACTGGCGAGGGGCTTGACCAACTTCTGGAAGCGATTGCGTTGCAGGCCGAAATTCTTGAACTGAAAGCGAACCCGGATCGCGCCGCCGAAGGTGCCGTGATCGAAGCGCAGCTGGATGTGGGTCGCGGCCCCGTGGCCACCGTTCTGGTTCAGCGAGGCACGTTGCGTCAAGGCGATATCTTTGTCGTAGGCGAGCAATATGGCCGCGTGCGCGCCATGGTCAACGACAAGGGCGATCGGGTGGACGAAGCCGGGCCTTCGATGCCTGTTGAGGTGCTTGGTTTGAATGGCACACCCGAAGCAGGTGACGTTCTGAACGTGGTCGACACCGAAGCGCAGGCGCGCGAAATCGCGGAATACCGCGCAAGTGCCGCCAAGGACAAACGCGCCGCAGTTGGTGCCGCCACGACGCTGGAACAGCTGATGGCAAACGCCAAGGCCGACAAGAACGTCAGCGAACTTCCCATCGTGGTGAAGGCAGACGTGCAGGGCTCGGCCGAAGCAATCGTTCAGGTGATGGAAAAGATCGGCAACGACGAGGTGCGCGTGCGCGTGCTGCATTCGGGCGTTGGCGCCATCACCGAAAGCGACATTGGCTTGGCGGAAGCATCGGGCGCACCTGTCATTGGCTTCAACGTGCGGGCCAATGCGCCAGCACGGCAGTCGGCCAACCAGAAGGGTGTGGAGATTCGCTATTACAGCGTGATCTATGATCTGGTGGACGATGTGAAAGCCGCTGCATCGGGCTTGCTGTCTGCCGAGATCCGCGAAACCTTCATCGGTTATGCGACGATCAAGGAAGTGTTCAAGGTCACGGGTGTCGGCAAGGTTGCCGGGTGTCTTGTGACTGAAGGTGTGGCGCGTCGTTCGGCGGGTGTGCGGCTTCTGCGCGATGACGTGGTGATCCATGAAGGCACACTGAAAACCTTGAAACGCTTCAAAGACGAAGTTGCCGAAGTTCAGTCCGGTCAGGAATGTGGCATGGCCTTCGAGAAATACGACGACATTCGCCCTGATGACGTGATCGAGATTTTCGAACGCGAAGAGGTCGAACGCCAGCTCGATTGA
- a CDS encoding RNA-binding protein, with the protein MGRGGQSKSRDDGEVRKCIATGELLPKAELIRFVVGPDGTIVPDILRKLPGRGIWVSATKTALEKAASKGLFARAAKQPVTVPDDLVTRVEAQVAQRLIDLIALARKSGLAVAGFEKVKDRLNKEDVKVLLQSSDGSERGKSKLWTPEGARYVGWLTTGELGQAFGRETVVHAAIGAGGLAPRVVEEAARLKGLRVSEGGQARRKG; encoded by the coding sequence ATGGGGCGTGGTGGCCAATCCAAGAGCCGGGACGACGGCGAAGTGCGCAAATGCATTGCGACGGGCGAGCTTTTGCCGAAGGCAGAGCTGATCCGATTTGTCGTCGGGCCGGATGGGACGATTGTTCCCGATATCCTGCGCAAGCTGCCCGGGCGTGGCATCTGGGTGAGCGCGACAAAGACGGCTCTGGAAAAGGCGGCGTCCAAGGGGCTTTTCGCCCGCGCGGCGAAACAGCCGGTGACTGTGCCCGATGATCTGGTCACGCGGGTCGAGGCGCAGGTGGCACAGCGTTTGATCGACCTCATTGCGCTGGCGCGCAAGTCGGGCTTGGCGGTTGCTGGTTTTGAGAAGGTCAAGGATCGGCTCAACAAGGAGGACGTCAAAGTCCTCCTGCAATCGAGCGACGGTTCGGAGCGCGGCAAGTCCAAGCTCTGGACGCCCGAAGGGGCAAGATATGTGGGCTGGCTTACCACCGGGGAGCTGGGTCAGGCGTTTGGACGAGAAACCGTCGTTCACGCTGCCATAGGCGCTGGAGGTTTGGCGCCACGTGTTGTAGAGGAAGCGGCAAGATTGAAAGGTCTGCGCGTTTCCGAAGGCGGGCAAGCCCGCCGGAAAGGATAA
- the nusA gene encoding transcription termination factor NusA, which translates to MAITSANQLELLQTAEAVAREKMIDPVLVIEAMEESLARAAKSRYGAEMDIRVHIDRKTGRATFTRVRTVVAEEELENYQAEFTVEQAKQYLEDPKVGDTLVEEVPPVEMGRIAAQSAKQVILQKVREAERDRQYEEFKDRAGTIINGQVKREEYGNVIVDVGRGEAILRRNEKIGREAYRPNDRIRCFIKDVRREARGPQIFLSRTAPEFMAELFKMEVPEIYDGIIEIKAVARDPGSRAKIAVISYDGGIDPVGACVGMRGSRVQAVVNELQGEKIDIIPWNEDIPTFLVNALQPAEVSKVVFDEEAERIEVVVPEEQLSLAIGRRGQNVRLASQLTGLDIDIMTEEEESARRQKEFETRTKLFMDTLDLDEFFAQLLVAEGFTSLEEVGYVEVDELLVIDGVDDDTASELQARARDYLEAEAKAALERARELGVEDSLINFEGLTPKMIEALAADGVKTLEDFATCADWELAGGWTTVEGERVKDDGLLEPFDVSLEEAQDMVMTARVLLGWVDPTELEANDEDEDTLETADEEAEA; encoded by the coding sequence ATGGCAATTACCTCTGCAAACCAGTTGGAGCTGTTGCAAACAGCCGAAGCTGTGGCACGCGAGAAGATGATCGACCCGGTTTTGGTGATCGAAGCGATGGAAGAGAGCCTCGCGCGCGCTGCCAAGAGCCGTTACGGCGCCGAAATGGACATTCGTGTGCATATCGACCGCAAGACCGGTCGGGCGACCTTTACCCGGGTGCGCACCGTGGTGGCGGAAGAAGAGCTGGAGAATTATCAGGCCGAATTCACCGTTGAGCAGGCCAAACAGTATCTCGAAGACCCCAAGGTCGGTGATACGCTGGTTGAGGAAGTGCCGCCGGTCGAAATGGGCCGGATCGCGGCACAGAGCGCCAAGCAGGTGATCTTGCAAAAGGTGCGCGAAGCCGAGCGCGACCGTCAGTACGAAGAATTCAAAGACCGCGCCGGCACGATCATCAATGGTCAGGTCAAGCGCGAGGAATATGGCAACGTCATCGTCGATGTGGGCCGCGGCGAAGCCATCCTGCGCCGTAACGAAAAGATTGGCCGCGAAGCCTATCGCCCGAATGATCGTATCCGCTGCTTTATCAAGGATGTACGTCGCGAAGCACGTGGGCCGCAGATTTTCCTGAGCCGCACCGCGCCGGAATTCATGGCCGAGCTGTTCAAGATGGAAGTGCCGGAAATCTATGATGGCATCATCGAAATCAAGGCCGTTGCCCGTGATCCGGGTTCGCGCGCCAAGATCGCCGTGATTTCCTATGATGGCGGGATTGATCCTGTCGGTGCTTGCGTTGGTATGCGCGGCAGCCGGGTTCAAGCGGTTGTGAATGAGCTTCAGGGTGAAAAGATCGACATCATTCCGTGGAATGAAGATATCCCGACCTTCCTTGTCAACGCATTGCAACCGGCGGAAGTGAGCAAGGTTGTTTTCGATGAAGAAGCCGAACGCATTGAAGTGGTGGTGCCGGAAGAGCAACTGTCGCTGGCGATTGGTCGACGCGGGCAGAACGTGCGGCTGGCAAGCCAGCTTACCGGGCTCGATATTGACATCATGACCGAAGAAGAAGAATCGGCGCGTCGTCAGAAAGAATTCGAAACACGCACCAAACTCTTCATGGATACCCTTGATCTGGACGAGTTCTTTGCCCAACTTCTGGTGGCAGAGGGCTTTACCAGCCTTGAAGAGGTTGGATACGTCGAGGTTGACGAACTGTTGGTGATCGACGGTGTTGACGACGACACCGCATCTGAACTTCAGGCGCGGGCGCGCGATTATCTCGAAGCCGAAGCCAAGGCCGCTTTGGAGCGGGCGCGGGAACTGGGTGTCGAGGACAGCCTGATCAACTTTGAAGGTCTGACGCCGAAGATGATCGAAGCGCTGGCGGCGGACGGGGTGAAAACCCTGGAAGATTTCGCCACCTGCGCCGATTGGGAACTGGCCGGGGGCTGGACCACCGTTGAAGGTGAGCGGGTCAAGGACGACGGGCTTCTGGAGCCTTTTGATGTGAGCCTGGAAGAAGCGCAGGACATGGTAATGACCGCGCGCGTTCTGCTGGGTTGGGTTGATCCGACCGAACTTGAAGCGAACGACGAAGACGAAGACACGTTGGAAACCGCAGACGAGGAGGCCGAGGCCTGA
- the rimP gene encoding ribosome maturation factor RimP gives MTDLIAKTAMDRKMAKIVTPVLEDMGFELVRLRLMGGENKTLQVMAERPDGTIEVNECGDISSALSAVLDVEDPLADPYTLEVSSPGIDRPLTRLKDFDVFEGYDAKLETDELIDGRKRFKGVLAGVEGDEVLINIRQDDETVTVGLKFDWLAEAKLVLTDELIKAMLKARKSAGPQDETKFDEFETETETENGSSEET, from the coding sequence ATGACTGACCTGATTGCCAAAACCGCGATGGATCGCAAAATGGCCAAGATCGTGACCCCCGTCCTTGAGGACATGGGGTTCGAATTGGTGCGCCTGCGGTTGATGGGCGGCGAAAACAAAACGCTTCAGGTCATGGCCGAGCGGCCCGACGGCACCATTGAAGTGAACGAATGCGGCGATATTTCCAGCGCTCTGAGCGCCGTTCTGGATGTCGAAGATCCGCTGGCCGATCCTTATACGTTGGAAGTTTCAAGCCCGGGGATCGATCGCCCGCTGACGCGACTCAAGGACTTTGACGTGTTCGAAGGCTATGACGCCAAGCTGGAAACGGACGAATTGATCGACGGGCGCAAGCGGTTCAAGGGCGTGCTGGCCGGGGTTGAGGGCGATGAAGTGCTGATCAACATCCGCCAAGACGACGAAACCGTAACCGTGGGCTTGAAATTCGACTGGCTGGCCGAGGCCAAGCTGGTGCTGACCGATGAGTTGATCAAAGCCATGCTGAAGGCGCGCAAGAGTGCGGGCCCGCAGGATGAAACGAAATTTGACGAGTTTGAAACCGAGACTGAAACCGAGAACGGTTCTTCCGAGGAGACTTAA